In Janthinobacterium sp. J1-1, a single genomic region encodes these proteins:
- a CDS encoding DHA2 family efflux MFS transporter permease subunit: MSSSAVKSYLPWVVATALFMEQLDSTIVNTAIPSMAASLNVTPLSLKAVVTSYILSLAVCIPISGWMADRFGTRRVFSAAVAIFTIASILCGLSVNSPMLVAARLLQGVGAAMMMPVGRLTIIRTFPKSQLLAAMNFVIIPALIGPLLGPTVGGLIVHWLSWREIFFVNVPVGLAALYLAHRYMPDYYGDKPRPLDLIGLVLFGTGIALLSWLLEVFGEHRVDPTSFAVLLFISISLLAAYVWHSSEVLHPLLRLALFKVRTFRVSVVGGFVTRLGVGGLPFLLPLLYQLGLGLPAWQSGLLMMPSAAAAMGMKFISARVLARFGYRQVLIVNTVLIGVTIAMFSQVSAGTPLYVIVGISLCLGFFNSLQFSSMNTIAYADVDKADSSMASTIASSMQQLSMSFGLAFGSLITGWYLGDMPQSNRAMLSTALHHAFLTLAVVTILSSLTFWTLRRTDGESISKGSDVDEDDLAEVKAKAVVQTEVRTTTQTSKD; this comes from the coding sequence ATGTCCAGTTCCGCCGTTAAAAGCTACCTCCCGTGGGTGGTCGCCACCGCCCTCTTCATGGAGCAGCTCGACTCCACCATCGTCAATACCGCCATTCCCAGCATGGCGGCCAGCCTGAATGTCACGCCGCTGAGCCTGAAAGCGGTGGTTACCAGTTACATCCTGAGCCTGGCCGTGTGCATCCCGATCAGCGGCTGGATGGCCGACCGCTTCGGTACCCGGCGCGTGTTTTCCGCCGCCGTCGCCATTTTCACGATTGCCTCCATCCTGTGCGGCCTGTCCGTCAATTCGCCGATGCTGGTGGCGGCGCGCCTGCTGCAGGGCGTCGGGGCGGCGATGATGATGCCGGTCGGCCGGCTGACCATCATCCGCACCTTTCCCAAGTCGCAGCTGCTGGCGGCAATGAATTTCGTCATCATCCCGGCCCTGATCGGCCCTTTGCTGGGGCCTACCGTGGGCGGGCTGATCGTGCACTGGCTGTCGTGGCGCGAGATTTTCTTCGTCAACGTGCCGGTCGGCCTGGCGGCGCTGTACCTGGCGCACCGCTACATGCCTGACTACTATGGCGACAAGCCGCGTCCGCTGGACCTGATCGGCCTGGTGCTGTTCGGCACCGGCATTGCCCTGCTGTCGTGGCTGCTGGAAGTGTTCGGCGAGCATCGCGTCGATCCCACCTCGTTCGCCGTGCTGCTGTTTATTTCCATCAGCCTGCTGGCGGCCTACGTCTGGCATTCGAGCGAAGTGCTGCACCCGCTGCTGCGCCTGGCGCTGTTCAAGGTGCGCACCTTCCGCGTCTCGGTGGTGGGCGGTTTTGTCACGCGCCTGGGCGTCGGCGGCCTGCCGTTTTTGTTGCCGCTGCTGTACCAGCTGGGCCTGGGCTTGCCGGCCTGGCAGTCGGGCTTGCTGATGATGCCGTCGGCCGCCGCCGCGATGGGCATGAAATTCATTTCCGCGCGCGTGCTGGCCCGCTTCGGCTACCGGCAAGTGCTGATCGTCAATACGGTGCTGATCGGCGTGACCATCGCCATGTTTTCGCAAGTGAGCGCCGGCACGCCGTTGTACGTCATCGTCGGCATCAGCCTGTGCCTGGGCTTTTTCAATTCGCTGCAGTTTTCCAGCATGAACACCATCGCCTACGCCGATGTCGACAAGGCCGACTCCAGCATGGCCAGCACGATTGCCAGTTCGATGCAGCAACTGTCGATGAGCTTTGGCCTGGCCTTCGGTTCGCTGATCACGGGCTGGTACCTGGGCGACATGCCACAGTCGAATCGCGCCATGCTGAGCACCGCCCTGCACCATGCCTTTTTGACCCTGGCGGTGGTGACGATCCTGTCTTCGCTGACCTTCTGGACCTTGCGCCGCACGGATGGCGAAAGCATCAGCAAGGGCAGCGATGTCGATGAAGACGACCTGGCCGAAGTCAAGGCGAAAGCGGTGGTGCAGACGGAAGTCCGGACGACAACGCAAACCAGCAAGGACTGA
- a CDS encoding type II secretion system F family protein, which produces MAIERRFAWEGKDRHGKRVAGMLRATDAAAATVLLRRQGILATRVQARRAAPGKAIRHKDIALFTRQLATMMGAGVPLLTAFEIAGKGHAKPAMTQLMQDLRRDIEAGGSLQQAFRQFPHLFDELYCNLVAAGEQAGIVQELLARLATHQEKAIALRRQLRGALMYPLAIVAVAILVTSIILTVVVPAFRQVFDSFGAPLPLPTLLVMELSRLLVQSWYWLLAALLALALLLRLAWRRWPQLRRHAQQQSLRLPLFGPLLRRAAIARWTRTLAAMYAAGVPLLDSLALVGAAAGNIVYQDATMRIEREIRAGGSLALAMGHSGVFPELLTQLALIGEESGALDAMLSRAADIIEAEIDSTVTILASLLEPALMVVLGVLVGGLVIALYLPIFKLGAVI; this is translated from the coding sequence ATGGCGATCGAGCGGCGGTTCGCATGGGAAGGCAAGGACCGCCACGGCAAGCGGGTAGCAGGCATGCTGCGCGCCACCGACGCCGCTGCCGCCACCGTGCTGCTGCGCCGCCAGGGCATCCTGGCCACCCGCGTGCAGGCCCGGCGCGCGGCACCGGGCAAGGCCATCCGCCACAAGGATATCGCGCTGTTTACGCGCCAGCTGGCCACCATGATGGGCGCCGGCGTGCCGCTGCTGACCGCCTTCGAGATCGCCGGCAAGGGCCATGCCAAGCCGGCCATGACGCAGCTGATGCAGGACTTGCGCCGCGATATCGAAGCCGGCGGCAGCCTGCAGCAAGCCTTCCGCCAGTTTCCCCACCTGTTTGACGAACTGTATTGCAACCTGGTGGCGGCCGGCGAACAGGCCGGCATCGTGCAGGAGCTGCTGGCGCGCCTGGCCACGCACCAGGAAAAAGCCATCGCCCTGCGCCGCCAGCTGCGCGGTGCGCTGATGTATCCACTGGCCATCGTGGCCGTCGCCATCCTCGTTACCTCGATTATCCTCACTGTAGTGGTACCGGCTTTCCGGCAAGTCTTCGACAGCTTCGGCGCGCCGCTGCCGCTGCCCACCTTGCTGGTCATGGAGCTGTCGCGCCTGCTGGTGCAATCGTGGTACTGGCTACTGGCCGCGCTGTTGGCGCTGGCACTGCTGCTGCGCCTGGCCTGGCGCCGCTGGCCGCAGTTGCGCCGGCACGCACAGCAGCAATCGCTGCGTCTTCCCCTGTTCGGCCCGCTGCTGCGGCGCGCGGCGATCGCCCGCTGGACCCGCACCCTGGCCGCCATGTACGCCGCCGGCGTGCCCCTGCTCGATTCGCTGGCCCTGGTCGGCGCCGCCGCCGGCAACATCGTCTATCAGGACGCCACCATGCGCATCGAGCGCGAGATCCGCGCCGGCGGCAGCCTGGCGCTGGCCATGGGCCACAGCGGCGTGTTTCCCGAGCTGCTGACGCAACTGGCCCTGATCGGCGAAGAATCGGGCGCCCTCGACGCCATGCTGTCGCGCGCGGCCGACATCATCGAAGCGGAGATCGACAGCACCGTCACCATCCTTGCATCCTTGCTGGAGCCGGCGCTGATGGTGGTGCTGGGCGTGCTGGTGGGTGGCCTGGTGATCGCCTTGTATTTACCGATTTTCAAGCTGGGAGCGGTGATTTGA
- a CDS encoding VapC toxin family PIN domain ribonuclease — translation MAATNSMPGYLLDADVVNAARKGAKAPPGVRSWFERVAPDERYLPVQAVAQWRAGIRQLWRRGASMEALAMEGWLEAVLREYAARLLEFDLDCALVWARLQDHGRGVDGQIAAMGIAHGLTVVSGRLDRYAGSGLRLENPFSHNA, via the coding sequence TTGGCCGCGACCAATAGCATGCCCGGCTATCTGCTGGACGCCGACGTGGTCAACGCCGCGCGCAAGGGAGCCAAGGCGCCGCCCGGCGTGCGATCCTGGTTCGAGCGGGTGGCGCCCGACGAGCGCTACCTGCCGGTGCAGGCGGTGGCGCAATGGCGCGCCGGCATCCGGCAGCTATGGCGGCGCGGCGCCAGCATGGAAGCGCTGGCGATGGAAGGCTGGCTGGAGGCGGTGTTGCGCGAGTATGCGGCGCGCCTGCTCGAGTTCGATCTCGATTGCGCGCTGGTGTGGGCCCGCTTGCAGGACCACGGTAGGGGTGTCGATGGCCAGATCGCGGCGATGGGCATCGCCCATGGCCTGACGGTGGTCAGCGGCCGGCTGGACCGCTATGCGGGATCGGGCCTGCGGCTTGAAAACCCGTTTAGTCATAACGCCTGA
- a CDS encoding type II toxin-antitoxin system RelE/ParE family toxin, giving the protein MNEKPIDWRGSSLDDIKDDAIFTVNARREAGHQLSQVQAGLEPDRWKPFDEVGAGTREIIVNLDDGWFRVMYVAKFAEAVYVLHCFKKKTNATSGQDKQIASTRYKAVIKERNTQ; this is encoded by the coding sequence ATGAACGAGAAACCGATCGACTGGCGTGGCAGCTCGCTCGACGATATCAAGGACGACGCCATCTTTACCGTCAACGCGCGGCGCGAGGCCGGCCACCAGCTGAGCCAGGTGCAGGCGGGGCTGGAGCCTGACCGCTGGAAGCCGTTCGACGAAGTCGGCGCGGGTACACGCGAAATCATCGTCAATCTCGATGACGGCTGGTTCCGCGTCATGTACGTGGCCAAGTTTGCCGAAGCCGTGTATGTGTTGCACTGTTTCAAGAAGAAAACCAACGCCACATCCGGGCAGGATAAACAGATTGCCAGCACCCGTTATAAAGCCGTGATCAAGGAAAGGAACACGCAATGA
- a CDS encoding A24 family peptidase — translation MLQDTLLFAAPGNLFVTLVAALFGLIVGSFLNVVIHRIPKMMQRESDNYVAVESGKPPPHTDKYNLMLPHSHCTACGHRITALENIPVVSYLALRGQCRACKAPISPRYPLVEMLTGALSALLVWHFGSGWTGLATLLFAFLLIAMTFIDADTQMLPDDLTFPLLWAGLLVNINGTFVPLADAVIGAAAGYLALWSVYWAFKLATGKEGMGYGDFKLLAALGAWLGWTMLPTIILLSSVVGALVGIVLIVFAKRGRDKPIPFGPYLAAAGVIALLYGAPLSQLTLGLVG, via the coding sequence ATGCTGCAAGATACCCTGTTGTTCGCCGCGCCCGGCAATCTGTTCGTCACGCTGGTCGCCGCCCTGTTCGGCCTGATCGTCGGCAGCTTTCTCAATGTCGTGATCCACCGCATCCCGAAGATGATGCAGCGCGAGTCCGACAATTACGTGGCGGTGGAAAGCGGCAAGCCGCCGCCGCACACCGACAAATACAATCTGATGCTGCCGCATTCGCACTGCACCGCCTGCGGCCACCGCATCACCGCGCTGGAAAACATTCCCGTCGTCAGCTACCTGGCCCTGCGCGGCCAGTGCCGCGCCTGCAAGGCGCCGATTTCGCCGCGCTATCCGCTGGTGGAAATGTTGACGGGCGCGCTGTCGGCGCTGCTGGTCTGGCATTTCGGCAGCGGCTGGACCGGGCTGGCCACTTTGCTGTTCGCCTTCCTGCTGATCGCCATGACCTTTATCGACGCCGATACGCAGATGCTGCCCGACGACCTGACGTTTCCGCTGCTGTGGGCGGGGTTGCTGGTCAATATCAACGGCACCTTCGTGCCGCTTGCCGACGCCGTGATCGGCGCGGCTGCCGGCTACCTGGCCCTGTGGAGCGTCTACTGGGCCTTCAAGCTGGCGACAGGCAAGGAAGGAATGGGGTATGGTGACTTCAAATTGCTGGCGGCGCTGGGCGCCTGGCTGGGCTGGACCATGCTGCCGACGATTATTTTATTGTCGTCCGTGGTCGGCGCGCTGGTCGGCATCGTCCTGATCGTGTTTGCCAAACGCGGGCGCGACAAACCCATTCCCTTCGGTCCCTACCTGGCCGCCGCCGGCGTGATCGCCCTGCTGTATGGCGCGCCGCTGTCGCAGCTGACCCTGGGTCTGGTGGGCTGA
- a CDS encoding DNA-binding protein, producing MALTLTLTFNDADELLLAALHKRARAHGRSIEEEHRDILRSVLRPLPRRPLDDILRGMPDVGSEADFGRDQ from the coding sequence ATGGCGCTGACCCTGACCCTGACCTTCAACGACGCCGATGAACTGCTGCTGGCCGCGCTGCACAAGCGCGCCCGCGCCCATGGCCGCAGCATCGAGGAGGAGCACCGCGACATCCTGCGCAGCGTGCTGCGTCCGCTGCCCAGGCGCCCGCTCGACGATATCCTGCGCGGCATGCCCGACGTGGGCAGCGAGGCCGACTTTGGCCGCGACCAATAG
- the yacG gene encoding DNA gyrase inhibitor YacG, protein MTVVNCPTCAAKVEWTEANTFRPFCSNRCKQIDLGAWAEEKYTIPAADPLDDPLDDEENKPAH, encoded by the coding sequence ATGACCGTTGTTAACTGCCCTACCTGCGCCGCCAAAGTCGAATGGACCGAGGCCAATACCTTCCGCCCCTTCTGTTCGAATCGCTGCAAGCAGATCGATCTGGGCGCCTGGGCCGAAGAGAAATACACGATCCCGGCCGCCGACCCGCTCGACGATCCATTGGATGATGAAGAAAACAAACCCGCGCATTAA
- the zapD gene encoding cell division protein ZapD: MIVYEYPFNERIRTLLRLEDLYDKFKFFVQQEHAMQHHVALATIFDMLEVAGRADLKSDLLQELERQRQSLLGYRSNPNVEPETLDAILGELDSVSGALVAAQGKTGQNIRDNEWLMSIRGRTIIPGGACEFDLPSYYAWQQRSSEQRLADIQAWFAPLAPLFDALALVLRLLRDSGGPVKLIANAGSFQQMLQGKVYQMLRLSLDEASGAIPEISANKYMLWVRFTTQGGDLKPKPLEEDVPFELTLCNF; the protein is encoded by the coding sequence TTGATTGTCTACGAATACCCTTTCAACGAACGCATACGTACGCTGTTGCGGCTGGAAGACCTGTACGACAAATTCAAGTTCTTCGTCCAGCAAGAGCACGCGATGCAGCACCATGTTGCATTGGCAACTATCTTCGACATGCTGGAAGTGGCCGGCCGCGCCGACCTGAAGTCCGATCTGTTGCAGGAACTCGAACGCCAGCGCCAGAGCCTGCTCGGCTACCGCAGCAATCCGAACGTGGAACCGGAAACCCTGGACGCCATCCTCGGCGAACTCGACAGCGTTAGCGGCGCCCTGGTGGCGGCGCAAGGCAAGACCGGGCAGAATATCCGCGACAATGAATGGCTGATGAGCATCCGCGGCCGCACCATCATTCCCGGCGGCGCCTGCGAATTCGACTTGCCGTCCTACTATGCCTGGCAGCAGCGCAGCTCGGAACAGCGCCTGGCCGATATCCAGGCCTGGTTCGCCCCGCTGGCGCCGCTGTTCGACGCGCTGGCGCTGGTGCTGCGCCTGCTGCGCGATTCGGGCGGTCCCGTCAAGCTGATCGCCAATGCCGGCAGCTTCCAGCAAATGCTGCAAGGTAAGGTCTACCAGATGCTGCGTTTGAGCCTCGACGAGGCCAGCGGCGCGATTCCCGAAATCTCCGCCAATAAATACATGCTGTGGGTGCGCTTTACCACCCAGGGCGGCGACCTGAAACCCAAGCCGCTCGAAGAAGATGTCCCCTTCGAGCTCACGCTGTGTAATTTTTAA
- a CDS encoding cobyric acid synthase: MTVPFHTLMVQGTTSDAGKSTIVAALCRLIRRRGVSVAPFKPQNMALNSAVTADGGEIGRAQALQAMACGIAPHTDMNPVLLKPSSNTGAQVIIHGKVRAEMDARDYQQYKTVAMLAVLESYARLRQQYQAVIVEGAGSPAEINLRARDIANMGFAEAVDCPVILVADIDRGGVFAHIIGTLACLSDSERARIIGFVINRFRGDISLLQPGVDWLEQQTGKPVLAVLPYLQGLFLDAEDAVESMQAERGAFTVVVPQLPRISNHTDFDALRAHPGIDLHFIKQGQPIPPADLVILPGSKNTRGDLAWLRHEGWPAYLAKHLRYGGKVIGICGGFQMLGESVRDPLGVEGNAGVSAALGLLAMTTELTADKRLVQVTGQCAFAGADKALVCGYEIHMGVSLGAALDQPAFLIDGRPEGAVSGDGQILGSYLHGMFDTPAACSALLRWARLESSHVVDTGALREASLERIADAAMPLMAALERHEY; encoded by the coding sequence ATGACGGTGCCGTTCCACACCCTGATGGTGCAGGGCACGACCTCGGACGCCGGCAAGAGCACCATCGTCGCCGCCCTGTGCCGGCTGATCAGGCGGCGCGGTGTCAGCGTCGCGCCGTTCAAGCCGCAGAACATGGCCCTGAACAGCGCGGTGACGGCCGACGGCGGCGAGATCGGCCGCGCGCAGGCGCTGCAGGCCATGGCGTGCGGCATCGCGCCGCATACCGACATGAATCCGGTGCTGCTGAAACCGTCGTCGAACACGGGCGCCCAGGTGATTATCCACGGCAAGGTGCGCGCCGAAATGGATGCGCGCGACTACCAGCAATACAAGACCGTCGCCATGCTTGCGGTGCTGGAATCCTACGCGCGGCTACGCCAGCAGTACCAGGCGGTGATCGTCGAAGGCGCGGGCAGCCCGGCCGAGATCAATCTGCGCGCGCGCGATATCGCCAACATGGGGTTTGCGGAAGCCGTCGACTGCCCCGTGATCCTGGTCGCCGATATCGACCGTGGCGGCGTGTTCGCCCACATTATCGGCACCCTGGCCTGCCTGTCGGACAGCGAACGGGCGCGCATTATCGGCTTTGTCATCAACCGCTTTCGCGGCGATATCTCGCTGCTGCAGCCGGGCGTGGACTGGCTGGAACAGCAGACGGGCAAGCCGGTGCTGGCCGTGCTGCCGTATTTGCAGGGGCTGTTCCTCGACGCGGAAGATGCGGTGGAGTCCATGCAGGCCGAACGCGGGGCATTCACGGTAGTGGTGCCGCAGCTGCCGCGCATCAGCAACCATACGGATTTCGACGCGCTGCGCGCCCATCCGGGCATCGATCTGCATTTTATCAAACAGGGCCAGCCGATACCACCGGCCGATCTGGTGATCCTGCCCGGCAGCAAGAACACGCGCGGCGACCTGGCATGGCTGCGGCATGAAGGCTGGCCCGCCTATCTGGCAAAACACCTGCGCTATGGCGGCAAGGTGATCGGCATCTGCGGCGGCTTCCAGATGCTGGGCGAGAGCGTGCGCGATCCGCTCGGGGTGGAGGGAAACGCGGGCGTGTCCGCCGCACTGGGCCTGCTGGCGATGACGACCGAGCTGACGGCCGACAAGCGGCTGGTGCAGGTGACCGGCCAGTGTGCGTTTGCGGGCGCGGACAAGGCCCTGGTCTGCGGCTATGAAATCCATATGGGCGTGTCGCTCGGCGCGGCGCTCGATCAGCCGGCCTTTTTGATCGATGGCCGGCCGGAAGGGGCGGTATCCGGCGACGGGCAAATTTTGGGCAGCTATTTGCACGGCATGTTCGATACCCCCGCCGCCTGTTCGGCCCTGCTGCGCTGGGCCCGGCTGGAGTCCAGCCATGTGGTCGATACCGGCGCGCTGCGCGAAGCGAGCCTGGAGCGGATTGCCGATGCGGCCATGCCGTTGATGGCGGCGCTGGAACGCCACGAATACTGA
- the coaE gene encoding dephospho-CoA kinase (Dephospho-CoA kinase (CoaE) performs the final step in coenzyme A biosynthesis.) — protein sequence MTESGTTHGAPYFSIGLTGGIGCGKSTVANLFAARGASIVDTDEIAHSLTAANGAAMPALLAEFGAGMLDANGAMDRAKMRELVFSDPQAKRRLEAILHPRIRAATLAAAAGATGSYVIFAVPLLVESGGWVERVNRVLVIDCQESLQVARVMQRNGLSEAQVKAIMATQATRAMRLGAADDVIDNNGDLAALEPQIALLHEVYLAFSKRMAGMASQHL from the coding sequence ATGACAGAATCTGGCACGACGCACGGCGCACCTTATTTCAGCATCGGCCTGACCGGCGGCATCGGCTGCGGCAAGAGCACGGTGGCCAATCTGTTTGCCGCGCGCGGCGCCTCCATCGTCGATACCGACGAGATCGCGCACAGCCTGACGGCCGCCAATGGCGCGGCCATGCCGGCGCTGCTGGCGGAATTTGGCGCCGGGATGCTTGACGCGAACGGCGCGATGGACCGTGCCAAAATGCGCGAACTGGTGTTTTCCGATCCGCAGGCCAAGCGCCGGCTGGAAGCGATTTTGCATCCGCGCATCCGCGCGGCCACCCTGGCGGCCGCGGCCGGCGCCACCGGCAGCTATGTGATCTTTGCCGTGCCACTGCTGGTCGAATCGGGCGGCTGGGTGGAACGGGTCAACCGCGTGCTGGTGATCGACTGCCAGGAAAGCCTGCAGGTGGCGCGCGTGATGCAGCGCAATGGCCTGTCGGAAGCACAAGTGAAAGCCATCATGGCGACGCAGGCGACGCGGGCCATGCGCCTGGGAGCGGCCGATGATGTGATCGATAACAATGGCGACCTGGCGGCCCTGGAACCGCAGATCGCCCTCTTGCACGAGGTATATCTGGCATTTTCAAAAAGAATGGCGGGAATGGCCTCGCAGCATTTGTAA
- a CDS encoding ABC transporter substrate-binding protein → MSHYQRIACLSTEAVETLYALGAEDVIAGISGFTVRPPRAREEKTKISGFSSSSLERILAVQPDLVIGFCDMQADICRDLVKAGVEVHQFNQRTVEGIVRMIAVLAALVRREEAGRELVASLRADLARAQQRAAPWTSKPVIYFEEWNEPLMSGIGWAAELIELAGGADAFPELSAQPGAKERIIADPLDVVRRAPDIIIASWCGKKFQPLQLTARPQWDTIPAVQNGMVFEIKSPDILSPGPAAITEGLRQISDMVALWQAQQA, encoded by the coding sequence ATGAGCCACTACCAGCGCATCGCCTGCCTGTCGACCGAAGCGGTGGAAACGCTGTACGCGCTCGGCGCCGAAGACGTTATCGCCGGCATCTCCGGTTTTACGGTGCGCCCGCCGCGCGCGCGCGAAGAAAAAACCAAGATCAGCGGCTTTTCCTCGTCCAGCCTGGAACGCATCCTGGCCGTGCAGCCGGACCTGGTGATCGGCTTTTGCGACATGCAGGCCGATATCTGCCGCGACCTGGTCAAGGCCGGCGTCGAGGTGCACCAGTTCAACCAGCGCACGGTCGAGGGGATTGTGCGCATGATCGCCGTGCTGGCGGCGCTGGTGCGGCGAGAGGAAGCGGGCCGGGAACTGGTCGCCAGCCTGCGCGCCGACCTCGCCCGCGCGCAGCAGCGCGCCGCGCCCTGGACAAGCAAACCGGTGATCTATTTCGAAGAGTGGAACGAGCCTTTGATGAGCGGCATCGGCTGGGCGGCGGAGCTGATCGAACTGGCCGGCGGCGCCGATGCGTTTCCGGAATTGTCCGCACAGCCGGGCGCGAAGGAACGCATTATCGCCGACCCGCTGGACGTGGTGCGGCGTGCGCCCGACATCATTATCGCCAGCTGGTGCGGCAAGAAATTCCAGCCCTTGCAACTGACGGCGCGCCCGCAATGGGACACCATCCCGGCCGTGCAAAACGGCATGGTGTTCGAGATCAAGTCGCCCGACATTCTGTCGCCCGGACCTGCCGCCATTACCGAAGGGCTGCGCCAGATCAGCGATATGGTCGCCCTGTGGCAGGCGCAGCAAGCATGA
- a CDS encoding XRE family transcriptional regulator, which yields MSINTKSARITPAGGNVFADLGFEPAEAQALQAQSQRIISDKIAIKEKLMGELALWMATENLKQADAAQILGVTRPRVSDMINRKTPKFTIDALVDMLARTGKRVMFSIA from the coding sequence ATGAGCATCAACACCAAATCAGCCCGCATCACGCCCGCTGGCGGCAACGTCTTCGCCGACCTGGGCTTTGAACCCGCGGAAGCGCAGGCGCTGCAGGCGCAGTCGCAGCGCATCATCTCGGACAAGATCGCCATCAAGGAAAAACTGATGGGAGAGTTGGCGCTGTGGATGGCTACCGAAAACCTCAAGCAGGCCGATGCCGCGCAGATCCTTGGCGTGACGCGCCCGCGCGTATCCGACATGATCAACAGGAAAACCCCGAAATTCACCATCGACGCGCTGGTCGACATGCTGGCGCGCACCGGCAAGCGGGTGATGTTCTCGATCGCGTAA